A genomic segment from Orrella daihaiensis encodes:
- a CDS encoding cell division protein ZapA: METVKANILGRDYSLACPPEEKATLEAAVMHVGQLAGRIQGSGKVSGNEKIAVMAAIQIAAELLVVKSPEGPLGSLSVGDFKRKIEDINAMLDTADAP; this comes from the coding sequence ATGGAAACGGTAAAAGCCAATATTCTTGGGCGAGACTACTCGCTGGCTTGTCCGCCTGAAGAGAAAGCCACACTCGAGGCTGCCGTGATGCACGTCGGCCAGCTCGCTGGCCGTATTCAAGGGTCAGGAAAAGTAAGCGGCAACGAGAAGATTGCCGTAATGGCTGCGATCCAAATCGCAGCCGAATTGCTTGTTGTCAAATCACCAGAAGGACCTCTCGGTAGTTTGTCTGTTGGTGATTTCAAGCGTAAGATTGAGGACATTAACGCAATGCTTGACACGGCCGATGCGCCGTAG
- the lgt gene encoding prolipoprotein diacylglyceryl transferase → MLAYPQIDPVAFEIGPLAVHWYGLMYLVGFSSAWLLGRWRVKQGLTRVSLVDFEDMLFLAMLGAILGGRLGYTLFYQPGYYLQHPLEILFLWQGGMSFHGGLLGVVISLWLFAKRKQYSFLELGDLVAPLVPLGLAAGRLGNFINGELWGRPTDLPWAMVFPGAQDGIARHPSQLYQFALEGLLLFLIVWWFASKPRMTGQVSALFLMGYGVLRFMAEFGREPDAFLGLLWANLSMGQWLCIPMVLAGAWLYWSSSKADRTAIIKSNNK, encoded by the coding sequence ATGCTGGCTTATCCCCAAATTGATCCCGTCGCGTTTGAAATCGGGCCGCTTGCCGTGCACTGGTATGGTCTGATGTACCTGGTTGGCTTCAGCAGCGCATGGCTGCTAGGGCGATGGCGCGTCAAGCAGGGACTGACGCGCGTGTCGCTAGTCGATTTCGAGGACATGCTATTTTTGGCCATGTTAGGTGCAATCCTTGGCGGGCGACTGGGCTACACACTTTTTTACCAACCTGGCTACTATCTCCAACATCCACTGGAGATTTTGTTTTTGTGGCAAGGTGGCATGTCGTTTCATGGCGGATTGCTGGGTGTTGTGATCAGCCTTTGGCTTTTCGCCAAGCGCAAACAATACAGTTTTTTAGAGCTCGGTGACTTGGTTGCACCGCTCGTACCACTCGGGCTAGCAGCCGGCAGATTAGGCAACTTCATTAATGGCGAGCTGTGGGGCAGACCCACCGACCTTCCTTGGGCAATGGTGTTTCCCGGTGCGCAAGATGGCATAGCGCGCCACCCCTCCCAACTCTACCAATTTGCACTTGAAGGGCTGCTGTTATTTTTGATTGTGTGGTGGTTTGCCAGCAAGCCCCGCATGACCGGGCAAGTCAGTGCACTCTTTCTAATGGGATATGGGGTCTTACGCTTTATGGCGGAATTTGGTCGTGAGCCAGACGCTTTCTTAGGGTTGTTATGGGCAAACCTGAGCATGGGCCAATGGCTTTGTATACCCATGGTGCTGGCAGGTGCTTGGCTTTACTGGTCTTCGAGCAAAGCCGACAGGACAGCAATCATCAAATCAAACAACAAATAA
- the ilvD gene encoding dihydroxy-acid dehydratase encodes MSKFERSSHITEGVTRAPNRSMYYGMGYKESDFENPMIGVANGHSTITPCNSGLQPLADAAVDAVRAAKGNPQVFGVPTISDGMSMGTEGMKFSLASREVIADCVETAVQGQWMDGVVVIGGCDKNMPGGMIGIARCNVPAIYVYGGTIKPGHYKGKDLNIVSVFEAVGEYTMKRMSAEDFKAIEQKAIPGSGSCGGMYTANTMSSSFEAMGMSLPYSSTAANEDDEAVENARKAATVLVEAVRANRKPRDIITKKSIENAVSVIMAIGGSTNAVLHYLAIAHAAEVPWTIDDFERIRKKVPVICDLKPSGKYLTVDLHRAGGIPQVMKILLNAGLLHGDCMTITGQTIAEVLKDVPDAPPADQDVIRPIDKALYNHGHLAILKGNLATEGAVAKITGLKNPVITGPARVFDSEDLAMAAIMDQKIKPGDVVVIRYEGPKGGPGMREMLAPTSALIGQGLGESVGLITDGRFSGGTWGMVVGHVAPEAFVGGTIGLIQEGDSITIDAHQLLLQLNVPDEEIERRRQNWKQPAPRYTRGVLGKIAKLASSASKGAVTDAFED; translated from the coding sequence ATGTCCAAATTTGAACGTTCAAGCCACATTACTGAAGGCGTAACACGCGCTCCCAATCGTTCCATGTATTACGGCATGGGATACAAAGAAAGCGATTTCGAAAATCCGATGATTGGCGTGGCGAATGGTCATTCCACGATTACGCCTTGCAATAGCGGCTTGCAGCCGCTTGCCGATGCGGCTGTTGATGCGGTTCGTGCTGCCAAGGGAAATCCGCAGGTGTTTGGTGTGCCAACCATCTCAGATGGGATGTCGATGGGCACAGAAGGCATGAAGTTCTCCCTGGCGTCGCGAGAAGTGATTGCTGATTGTGTCGAAACTGCGGTGCAGGGGCAGTGGATGGACGGGGTGGTTGTGATTGGCGGCTGTGACAAAAACATGCCGGGTGGCATGATCGGTATCGCTCGTTGCAATGTGCCTGCGATTTATGTGTATGGCGGCACCATCAAGCCAGGTCATTACAAGGGCAAGGACCTGAATATCGTATCGGTGTTCGAAGCGGTGGGCGAGTACACCATGAAGCGCATGAGTGCTGAGGATTTCAAGGCGATTGAGCAAAAAGCCATTCCTGGCTCGGGCTCATGTGGTGGTATGTACACCGCAAATACGATGAGCTCCTCATTTGAGGCAATGGGAATGAGTCTGCCCTATTCATCCACGGCAGCCAATGAAGATGATGAGGCAGTGGAAAATGCCAGAAAAGCGGCCACCGTTTTGGTGGAAGCGGTTCGTGCCAACCGTAAGCCGCGAGACATCATCACCAAGAAATCAATTGAGAACGCGGTATCGGTCATTATGGCGATTGGTGGTTCAACCAACGCTGTGCTGCATTACCTCGCCATTGCGCATGCGGCTGAAGTGCCATGGACGATTGATGACTTTGAGCGCATTCGCAAGAAGGTGCCGGTCATCTGCGACTTAAAGCCATCAGGCAAGTATCTGACTGTAGATTTGCATCGTGCGGGCGGCATTCCGCAGGTAATGAAGATTTTGCTTAACGCTGGGTTGCTCCACGGTGACTGTATGACCATTACTGGCCAGACGATTGCTGAAGTACTGAAGGATGTGCCAGATGCGCCACCTGCTGATCAAGATGTGATCCGTCCCATTGACAAAGCGCTGTACAACCATGGCCATTTGGCCATTTTGAAAGGTAACTTAGCCACAGAGGGCGCGGTTGCAAAAATTACGGGTCTGAAAAATCCCGTCATTACGGGTCCGGCTCGCGTGTTTGACTCTGAGGACTTGGCGATGGCTGCCATCATGGATCAAAAAATCAAGCCAGGCGATGTAGTGGTGATCCGTTATGAAGGTCCCAAAGGTGGTCCGGGTATGCGCGAGATGTTGGCGCCTACCTCAGCTTTGATCGGTCAGGGCCTCGGGGAGAGTGTTGGGCTTATCACTGATGGCCGGTTCTCTGGCGGCACTTGGGGGATGGTGGTCGGTCATGTCGCACCAGAGGCGTTTGTGGGCGGCACCATCGGTCTGATTCAGGAGGGTGACTCCATTACGATCGATGCGCATCAGTTATT